One window from the genome of Breoghania sp. L-A4 encodes:
- a CDS encoding efflux RND transporter periplasmic adaptor subunit yields the protein MIKRFIIAIILIALVSGGLVGFNLFRDKMIGQFFANRQAPVVNISTITVKPEVWKPGIEAIGTIVARQGVDVASRAAGVVTAITFKSNQNVEKGDLLVQLDDEVEQADLIAAKANVSRDEGALKRSTQLSDRGFSSTSSLDNAKAALDASRSQMERVQAQINQKKIVAPFSGTIGIPRIDAGEYLPVGSVIATLQDLKTMKVDFSVNEQLFAQLKIGQPLAVGVTEADMAYRGKITGIDPKIDPSSRLVAVQAEFENTDGALRPGQFAFVRVELPEEEGIIALPQTAVVQSLYGTYVFVADEAKPAADAAKPAEAAGTGDADTGSEKAADDANKLILRQIFVKVGRSNEGRIEITEGLKAGEQVVSAGQNRLSAGSPVKIDNTIDPAAAAAKPGA from the coding sequence ATGATCAAGCGTTTCATCATTGCAATCATCCTGATTGCTCTCGTTTCCGGCGGTCTCGTCGGCTTCAATCTGTTCCGTGACAAGATGATCGGGCAGTTCTTCGCGAACCGTCAGGCCCCGGTTGTCAATATCTCCACGATCACGGTGAAGCCGGAGGTCTGGAAACCCGGCATCGAAGCGATCGGCACGATCGTCGCGCGCCAGGGCGTCGATGTCGCCTCGCGGGCCGCAGGCGTGGTTACCGCCATCACCTTCAAGTCCAATCAGAACGTGGAGAAGGGCGATCTGCTCGTTCAGCTCGACGATGAAGTCGAGCAGGCTGATCTGATTGCCGCCAAGGCCAATGTCAGCCGCGATGAAGGCGCGCTCAAGCGGTCGACACAATTGTCGGATCGCGGTTTCAGCTCCACGTCCTCGCTCGACAACGCCAAGGCGGCGCTGGATGCCTCGCGCTCGCAGATGGAACGCGTGCAGGCGCAAATCAACCAGAAGAAGATCGTCGCGCCGTTTTCCGGCACAATCGGCATCCCGCGCATCGATGCCGGCGAATATCTTCCGGTTGGATCCGTGATCGCGACGCTCCAGGATCTCAAGACCATGAAGGTCGACTTTTCCGTGAACGAGCAGCTTTTCGCGCAGCTGAAGATCGGCCAGCCCCTGGCGGTCGGCGTGACGGAAGCGGACATGGCCTATCGCGGCAAGATCACGGGTATCGACCCGAAGATCGATCCGTCCTCGCGGCTCGTGGCCGTGCAGGCGGAGTTCGAGAATACCGACGGCGCCCTGCGGCCGGGACAATTCGCCTTCGTGCGTGTCGAGTTGCCGGAGGAAGAGGGCATCATAGCGCTGCCGCAAACCGCGGTCGTGCAAAGCCTCTACGGTACATACGTCTTTGTGGCGGACGAGGCCAAACCGGCGGCCGACGCCGCGAAACCCGCCGAAGCCGCCGGAACCGGCGATGCGGACACCGGGAGCGAGAAAGCAGCGGACGATGCGAACAAGCTCATTCTGCGCCAGATCTTCGTCAAGGTCGGCCGCAGCAATGAGGGCCGTATCGAGATCACCGAGGGCCTGAAAGCCGGTGAACAGGTTGTCAGCGCGGGTCAGAACCGGCTCTCGGCCGGCAGTCCGGTGAAGATCGACAACACCATCGATCCCGCCGCGGCGGCGGCCAAGCCGGGAGCATAG